The Glycine max cultivar Williams 82 chromosome 3, Glycine_max_v4.0, whole genome shotgun sequence sequence TTCTTCAGGTAATCATAACCCAATCTGAGCTGTCTATAATGTACCCCAAACGTCACATTCCACTTCTCCAAAAATTCAATGGCCTTCGATCGCAAAACAGAAGCAACAGCTGGTGGAGCAGGAAGCGGCAAATTTCGCCTGAACCCAACACTCAAACTCAGTAACTGATCCAAGTTCTCAACAACAAGGGTCCTAAAAAGCTTTGAACGCATGAAGAGCTCGTCAATTATTAGAAGCGCAAGGTACCTAACCTGCAACACATATCTGTCAAGGTCAACCTGAGGACTTTGAGCTGGAGATGTCAGTTGTAATCTGAAAGTTAAAATAGGGGTAGAGCTAATGGGCGAggcttttcatttttcaacatacCAAAAAAATGAATGGGATTTCATCATCTTATCACGATTATAGCATCAACCATAATAGGAAGAATAAAACTAAGTATTCAATTTTCGCTTTTTCCTTTGTCATTTGAATCAAGCTATTGattcaaaatgaaatttattgatGGCAGAATTCAATTGACCCTAATTGGAAACCAGCAGAGAAGAAAGTGAAACCCTAATAACGATAATTGGAAAGGGAAGAGTACCTGAGAGTGGTCACGCTTCATGAGATCCATAAGGGTTTGGGTGGCGAGGCGGAGCTCCGAATCGGAATAGCGAACCACCGTCTTGATAGCCTTGAGGAGGCGGGGATCGACCTCCGGCGCGGTGGAGTTGGTGGCCTTCTCGATCAAAGATACCACCTTTGTTACCTTTCCATGCGCTCCTTCTTCCGTACCCATCAAGTCCCAAATCTTAAATTCACTGTTCCGTTCCGTCTATATCTGATTTTGAAAAACCCTAATTTATATACGTCGCGATTTTCCCCCTTTTCAGGGATTTGCTTGCGCTCTACGTCGTCAAGGTCTCCACGGTTCTATTTGATGAAACGGGCTGTCGTTTTCGAAGTgttcactatttttttctttaccaattGGATAGCGTAAAGTTTAGGTGAGTTGTGTTATTGGGCTCACAGGTAACATGACAGATCTCAAAAAGATTAAAGAGTATCTgagaatagtatttttttttaatatgaatttatttattgaaatcttggtaaatattacttaaaattttttatacttttaattaattagaaattatttgaaatattatttttaaaataattattataaaaattattaaatttattatatataatatatgtaattaGGTAATCTTGTAAATTTGTCTACATtgtcaatataatataatatacataattttaatattatgtatagTAAATGAATATAATTCATTTGATATGTAtgttaacttaaattttaaatacagaaaataaaataaaaatctaatattaataatttaaaatagtatgtattttataaataataatgagtttatttttataaatgaaaaaaattatgctattataaaagtgaataattttatcaaccatAATAATCTATAAATGaagaagagtaaaaaaaaaaaattataccgtGAATGCATACTAATCAAGTTAATAGAATAAGACTTgatcatgttttttgtttttttactataatttatttaaaattttggtttcttaatgatttttatattcaaatttattcttttaattatataattattataatcagatttcttaatcttttaatttatttaatcaagTCTCTTTATCAATTTTGTTCAATTTAAAACTCTTaagttctaaaaaaaaaaatcaaattctcaTAAACAAAAGTCATTAAACACTTTAATCCATCTTCTGGTAGTATTGATCCTACCAGCTCACACACGACACATAATAAAAGACATCCTCAATTAGCCACCCATCGACCCCATTTAACTAATAAGTGATATATACTTAAGTCAAACTTGATGACGgctaaaaaaaagtcaaacttGGTGAATTAGGCTATAAACCCTCATTGGACCTCCTTAGCTTATTTTCACCCGTCAGTGTCTCATTTAACCCAATatctaaatcaatcaatattttgAAGGTGACAGATGTAGGTGGAGGATTAAATTCGCTCCAAAGATATAATGATGATAAATAAagttaatgtaataaaaaaaatatgatatatatatatatatatgtgaataaatatttttttatccttctaAAGAATgtaaacattataatttttttattcagcctctcatttaaaaaaaaaaatacaatcaaattctcataaaatattgtatccatttgcaataaaaaaatctcatcaaaTTATCTTTTAGAGACCTCACCGAAATTAATAAGTTAAAACATCTTGTGaaacaatcataatttttttttcataaactctCTTAAACACTTATAGCACATATAAGTTCAAATaaactatttataatatattctaAATGGGCCTTTTACTAGTCGTAGCGattcactttttttaatttacttattcTAAATTAGAGTGGTTTACTTCGTAACGAAAGTTAAACATTaacattaaaattcatttttgtttgtacaaaaaaaaatattagctcAGGAACAAAAGATAGGATTTAGATGCGTTGGACCCATTATTCTTCCCATACAATGCATAGTTTTCTACAATCGATCTGAGAAGTTTTGCCTATACCCCCTGCATAATTGAAATCTGTGTTCTATTTATTATTCACATGTAGCTTCGCTGGGCATGAATAGAATGAGTATTCTTTCAACATTGTATACAAACTTTGAATAGTGGCCACGATTTGTGTACGGTCAGTCATATATATAAGGTTTCATACATTCgtgaattttcaattgaaattgctACCCCAAGTTCGAGGCCTGGGCCACGGTGGACCTCGTTTTATTTGGTCTTTGATGGATAAGGAAAAATGTTTGTAGAAGGTTTTGccgataaatataataaaataatttattattttacgaAGTAAATAACCATGTTGTTCTTGAACTGTTGTGTTTACAATTATACCATCAGATACATCCCATGAGAGAGAGTGTGTAGACAAGAATATGGTGATTTTGCAGGAGAGTGTAGCATAGTACTATGTGTTTGGTGGTGTGTTTCTTTTGGTGTTTGTTATCCACCACAAGCCTCAAATATGTTGTCTTTATCTTGACGCAACTCAAAATGGTTTAATTCTTTTGCGGCACCCATTAACCACGAGGTTGgttattgtgtttgttttgaagTATTGTAATGGTAGCATATATTGTTGCGGTTTGGCCGAAATTTTGTTGAAGCCTTGTGTAATTGGATACAGCAGCTTCCAGGTTGCTGGCAAAGAAGACGATCAAGGAAGTAATTGGGCCAGTTGTGTGGTAGTGTAATTGGGTTTTTATGTCTGAAGTAGCCATTTTTGGTTTTTGAGCAAAGAAGTATTTGTTACGTGTGGGTCGTAATGTAGTTGTTATTTTTCACAATTATTGTAGTGGAGTAGTATaattattaggaaaaaaattaaacgttACAGTTGTAATGAAgaagtttaataattataatgaagAAGTTACCATTGGTATTGTAATGTTTTGTGGCTTTGTCtgctcaaacaaaaaaaaaaattagttagtttTTTGAGTTGGTGGCTTTGTAATTTTAGTGTGGTTTTGTAATTTGTTTATCTTgttttaaataacaataatgagGAATTTATAAGCTCTGATTGGTTAAGCATTGTGAATAAAATCTAGGGATGAGAAAAAAATTTGCACCCACATATAATACCTGTTATGGGAAGTAAATAGATAGTTTAAATGGATATCCGTGGATAACATGtagtaagtatttttttaccCATTCGTTAACGAGACAAGTATGGATATCATAGTATTCGTACCGCGGGTACCTATTACCcgtcaaattaaataattagcctcatgtgtattattatttagtttagtTGTTATAGTTGTTGGGATGCATTTTACTAGTAAAAATTTGATCTAAATCTAATTATTCAAAATCACATcacatataatattattgttatttttttatgcaaaacaatttttttaaattatagacGTAATGTTTACATAAAAAATCACTTAAttacacattttatttttaattattcttgtaaaaaatagtataattttatttgtaaatattatagtgaataaagaatttatttggtagcttcttttaaaagaattacctttgtaaataatattttttaatttaaatattcatgGGTATTCATGGGTACTACAGGTTTAAAAATAACTCGTGGGTAATTTTTAAACGGGTACCTATCGGGTAATGGGATAGGTACGAGCGCAGATTTTCTCTAGTGGTGCGAGTAGCTGGTAGCTACTACTTGTGCCCGTCCCGACCCATTGCCAATGGCTAGTAGGTCCTTTATTAGAAGATTTTAGTTAGCAACCAAGTAACTTTCAGGTAGGGGTGTTCACGGGCACAGGTCACTCGCAAATTTGAATTAACCCAAATCGATCCGAACAGTTTGGGTAGggtcatttatatatttaggtCAAAACTAAATCGAACCAATCAAAAGCGTTCATGTATGGGTTTAGATTTATAAATCCAATCAAAACCGAACTGAATCAATCAAAACTGATCAAAATTTTTAGAGTTGTTTAGTTTGACTTTAAATACTATTAATATTGGAATTGCAAGTGTTAAACCACTATTACACTACATAGAAACAGAATATATGTTGTACATCGGGGTCTCATGACAATCTTTAACCCTCATCAATGATGGAGCTCATGCCAAAATaggtcttaacaaaagaaaactttTCTTAATAAATTGACTAGCAAATGAGCTCTCAAGTTTCCGCACACTTGTTTGTAAAGTCACAGAGCAGAGTTTAAGTCAAAATCTGCTTCAGGTTCCTTAAAGCGAAAATAAGAAAGACGCCCGTGAAATTGTTCTACAAACTCTGACAATCCTATCTTTGAGCTGACAAATTTTTCCAAGGTGATCATGAAATCCTTCACACCATGAGGTAGTCCTTATGCCTACAAAAAAGTTGCCTCTGATTATAGAAGTGGCTCACATAAACTTCATGTTATTCATATCTTTTATCCACCTATTGTCTTGAAGTCCAAACTCTTTTACCGTTGAAGCCCACAACTATTCAAATTTTTCGCATCAAAATCACCTAACATGCATCTCTTAAAGGCTTTCATGAATTCAGGAATATGCACATTAGAATTGGCATTACGAATTAGGAGCCATGTGCATAGCTTATGATTTGCACTAGGAAAACTACCTCAATTGCATTTTTCATAGCCAAATCCCCATCAGTTATTATGAACACTAGTGCCTTCCCTTTCATTGTATCGATAAATTGCTCCAACAACCACACATACGTTTGCTCAGTTTCATCACAAACAAACATATCCACCAGGAATTTTAAAGCTCTAGtagcatttgaaaacttttgtctTCTTTGTCTAGCTAGATGGTTGTGAAGGTCTTTGGTTCAAAAACCAACCGTGTCATATCCACCAGAAATGTTGGCTAAAGAACCAAATATTTGAGGAGTCATTATGTCAGTTTTTCTTAGATTCTTAATTTTCAATACATCACCTGGTGTCATCTTCTTGTGGGATGGTACAAGAGAACAATAATCTTTTTCTAACAACTCATGTTTGTGGTCATTAGTGAACTCCTTAACTCCCCGCCTACCATGATTCTTCTTGACATGAACAAATTTAGCCAAACACTTGCATCTTATATCATTTCTTGGCTCATGCTTCCTAGTTTTTGCAGTCAACCTCCTATCCTTATGAACACCTTGTCTAGAACACACAAATGTCTGCTATGTTTTTTCACCCTTAGAATTTCTCACAACTTTGCTCCTCCTTACACCAAAATCCATTAATCCTTGCATACCAATAATAGAACAAGTACACTGCTTCAAGATCACCGAATAAATACCTGTTGACTTCATCCATAGTAATACATCTCATATTATGCTTACAATTTCCACCAAaccatttataataattggAATAGGTTCACCACTTTCTTCGCAAAAATTGCCTTCTAAGTTGTCAACCAACAAGGTATCATCTTTAGATTCAGATTTAGAACAACCACAATCATCATCCTCTTCACCACAATCTTCAATCTCTTCAAATTCATCTCGTGTCTCATTCAATTCCTTTATACATGAAAATACGTTACTAACCAAGGCATCATTACTAAACCATATTAATTCAcaaacatttcaaatttaataCTTACAACTGAAACCCCTTTCATTTATTCCATTTTCATCATTTGCATCTACCTCTTCATCAATATGTTCCATTCCTAAAACCATAATTCCCACTATTTATATCAAGCCCAACACAAATCACACTCAATCAATTGTAAACTACTAACAAGATGCAGAGGTATAAAAGTACACCATATAACAAACGAAATATTCCCTAATTTCGGAGACCTAGAGTATTATTACAATAAACAGAAAACTGaatagtatataaaaaatatgagaacAAAAACAGGGAACATTATATTGGATCACAACACAACGAATAACGCATCACAGAGCAAAAAAATTGACACAAAGCATACCTCTGATGTATCGGTGATGGGGATAGCACAACAACCTTTCAAAAACGAGGTGCTAAAAGAGCATTCTTTGAATAATGAGTGACAAACAACTTGTGTCACAATCAAATGTTTTATCACGCCGAACAAACCTTCAACGAGGACAAGACATTTTCAATTCTACTTCTCTGATATGTAATTTTTCAACAACTACAACCTTCACCCGCAGACCCAAAAAAGAGACACAAAGGTAAAACACTTAGACGgggatatatttatctttatgaaatattaaaaatataaaggtcatcataacataatttattttaaaaaataatttaatcaaaatttatatatacctATACTACAGGACATATTTACTGTTCccccaaagtaaaaaaaaaaaaaaaaaaactggaccACCGTAACATTGGCCCAAGTTCGATGGGTTAAAAGCAGACCCGCTGGTCTATTTAGAAAGATTTAAATAtgtgaatttcaaaaaaaaaaaaaatgtgtcgaTTCCTTTTTTGTTCACATTAGTGTTGGGAAATATTGTAAGACCAAGCGTGGTTTTGGTCCAACTTTTTACTAGCATGCTCCCACACAATTTTACTATGATGTTCTTAcggaaaattattatattagatTAATGATTTGACAtggaagaagttttttttttttataaaaaaaatatacaaggaTGGAAACAAGGTTTAAACTTAGAACCTGAAGTAACTATTTATTGTTcttcttaatcatgaaaaaatatccgatcttaaaaaaattaacaataaaaagccTTTACATTTtacgtaaaataatttaattctaaatttcaattaatcttgaaacctaaaaattaactacaaaaagcatttaaaatttaaaataaatcaactgAAGTAtaggatttttaaaaaaataacaatgttaTACATCTAGAGTATGACTTACTCcacatgaaaaacaaaaaatgtacgATAATAAAACTTATCCAAACtcgattaaaaaaaactaaaacaaagttGTGCATAAAAAATACGACttgtctcatttttttaaaaaaaaattgtaaaaatcttcattacaaaataagaatttcattttttttagataatttctAGTGGGACTTCAGTTTTAAAAGTCTGAACCTCACGTGTCATTTATTTGATGTAAATAACTAGTGTAGTATTTTTGAACTTGTTTGGTAAATTCCGAACCAAATTCCACTCTATATATGGACGTCAATAACGCATTTTGCTTGTACGTTTAATATAACCTCCTTTCTCAAATTGCATAGGCCggattgttaatttgttatccCTCAAAAAAGATTCTTACCCACAAAGTAGATCTACAATGGTAGGCTGGTGCAATTTCTGCAGGTTCCCTCCGCTTCCACATTCATCATTGTGAGTGTGATAGTGCCATCTCCACTTTATAATCTCTCTTTAACAGCTAGACTTCATATCAATgtggaaaagaaaagaaccaACTGCTTTTGTCTTTCCAAAGTTACCACTTAACTCATAACATTTGACAATTTTCTCCATTTGTCCCGTACctattaatttttaagcatGAGCTGGTTGATGCTTTGCACATTTTGACCTATATATGTAGTGGCATGTGCAATATAGGCATTTCGGAACTATGGCACCAGAACATGCATGTGTCTTGGCTGCTTCAACCAAGGTATATATGAATCATCATAGTTGATAGGGACTAAAGATAAGTGTTACTTACCCATTATAAGACACACAACACTCTCCAGGTGTAAGGCTGGAAAAGTGACTCGTCACAATTTTAGGGGCGTTATAATCAACATGGTCGACCTCCGACCATTGACTATAAGTTAATTATGAGGCACCGAATGAAAACGGTTCAGTGCTTGAAGGCCTATAACGGTCGCCTGCCAACTAGAATGCTACAATTTTCATTGTTATTTATACTCTATAATAGAAGAAGATAACTTGAAGgatataaacaattaaaaagatCAAGCGTGTATAGGTAAAGgtaaaatgaaagtaatttaaGATAATTGAGAAAGACTTATTAACTAGTTGTCTAAAATGGATTCTcactctctattttttttaattgagatattaaaatttagctgagaaaattacttttaagttatgaataaaataaatttatttttaaactataaaataaaatatatcttataagtctcacatttttaataaacattttgTGACAAAATTAATAGACATCAACTATCAAATTTAAacttaagattttttttgttgtgaaCTAAAATATCTTTCGGCCTaagatttatttaagaaattaatatcttttaataaaaaaaattcataaatatgtTCCAAGTTTGATCTATCAACTATGTCAATGATGGTGTATGAActtgatatttttgttatataatcTAATTTGAagcttaaaattaataaaatcgaAATAATTCATCAATAGCCAAGCCCTAATCACAAGCATGTCATGGGCGTACGGAAGCCCAAAATGAGAAAATGACAGTCATTCCGTACGTGTTTGTCTTTCGACGATTTCTTCCTGTAGTAGTACACAcatcatttcattcattttcgAGATTCTATATATCTATCAAATTTGTCAGTCTAGTCTATCGATAATTgagatcataatttttaatagaagATCTGAATAATCGTATACAGGttcaatgaataaaaattagatGCGATTTATCTTTCATGCAAACAGAAAGAAAGAACGTTCAATAAGATTAGTCGCAATTAGCGCAGCACAGATAGGAGTGAAGAATATATAAAAGCGGTGGGTATGATCCACAAGAGAAAAGGCACGCACGCACATGTGAAATGGCAAAAATATCTTACCATTGACTGATGAGTTTCAGTTATTTCTTGAAAACGTGAAAAATAGAAGACAAGAATATCACGAGTATGTACTGATCTAGTACAGTAATAGTACTACCAAGCGATTGAAAGATTAAATTCGTCGAATAACCCCTTGTATTGTATTGGATTGGATTGGGaaataaaatacacaacaagCGACAAACAGAAACATTCTCCTTTTGTTGAATCCTAGTTTTCTCCTTCAGATCTAGATTGAGATCTCCCCCTCCTTCTCTAATCTAAccttgttttttaatattaaaaaacaaaagaagaaagagatggCAACAATAATTGATATTCATAATTAGAGAACAGCAGGGAAAGAGTTGCTCCCATTTCCTAAGAAAACTCAAACGCAACCTCTCGGTGCAAACCCGACCCGCGAACCCGTCAGATCATACGAGATCCGGAAACCTTGTTGCTGGATGTTACCAATTATGGACAAACCACTCATAGTTCCGGCAAACGCGAAGCAGAAGCTCCCACTGTTGTCCACCGGAATCAAGTAATTCGTCGCCGGCAAGGACACGTCAGCACCTCGGAAATGCAACACCACCGTAGGTACCTTCACCTCCGTGAGCCCGGACAGATCGAAACACGTGTCGAAGAGCGAGAACTCCGGCGCGCGCTTCAGATGCGAGGCCCCGATGCGGAACGCGTCCCGGAGGGCAATGTAGGCAGGTCGGGTGAGGCGGGTCACTGAGGTGCCGGAGTCGATGATGACGCCGCCGTTTCCCGCGGCGTCAAGGCGGAAGAGCGAGGCGGAGAGGCCGCGCACCGGCGCTCCGCCGACACTGATCCCGAGGAGCTCGAGGTAGTAGAAAGTGTCAAGCTTAGGGTTTTTGATGAGAGGAGTGAAGTGCGCGGTTCGGGAAACAGCGGAATCTCCGAAGATGACAGAGGAGGGTTTGGCCGAAGCGGAACGGTCGACGAGGCAGTAGGAGAATTTGTGGTTGAAACGGCGTCCGGTCTGGACCGGAAACGATAACCTCCCACGGCCCAGGCCCAAAAGGCCAGCAGCGCCTGTGAAAAGTCCTTCATTGTCGTGGCCACAGCCAAGCGCGACGCGCGTGACTCTGTTTCTTCGAAACGTGAGCGTTTCGGTGGAGAAATCGCCGAATGTGAAGGAGCCGTCGCCGTAGGAAACCTGGTATTGGCAAACCTTGTTTTTGTTGCTGCAACCGGGGGAGTCTAAGCGGCGGCAGAGAGGGGCCCCACAGGGGATTCCGGCGTAGGTTCGGGACTTGGTGGGGTCAAAGACGTGGTCGGTTTGGGTGTAACATTTGCGGCAAGGGGCGCATTGGAGCCAAACGACGTCGCTTCCGGTGTCTAAAACCATGTAGACGTATCTGGCGGGTGTGCCAACTCCTATGCGCGTGAAGTACTCGCCGCTGCCTTGTGCTAGGCCCGAAATGATGGAGCTGCTGAAACTGGAGCCGGCGGATCTGCGCGCATGGATTTGGTTGAGGAGGGCTTCGACTCTCTTGGCGTCGCGTTGGAGCCTGAGGTGGAAGAGCTGCTCTGGGGTTTTGTTGGAGGAGAGGGCGTCTATGTGGTGGAGGTGGAGGTGAAGTGAGAGCGAGAGAGTTTCTTGGGGTTCTGAGAGGGTTTCTGAGAGGATGTGTGGCTCAGGGAGGGTGTGGAGGGGCAAGGTTTCGGTTTGGATTTGGAATGCGCCGGAGACACAGAGGCTGATGGCCAGGGTTAGGAAGAGAACCCAATTCCCTTCTTCCATTCTTGATTGTTGCCACCAGTCTCACTCAGAGAATAAATAAGCAAAGTTCATTATGACGTTGCCTAGGGTAGCCTAACACCCTCTTCCTCTTCTGTTATTAAACACTCCACACTCATTTACTGTCAACAATTTACATACTTTACTTACCACTGGGACTTCTGTTTTTCCTAACaataaatgaaattatgaattttgCCTCCAACTAAATCAatatgttaatttcttttatattcaacataaaacaaattgtgatttttttatattagataGACAGACAAATTGATTCGttacatttgttttttaatgttaaaaaatatatggtttTGGGTATTTATTTGGATAACAGGtcacaaaatcataaaaaaatatatgttggaattgtatataaaaaaatatttcaaattatttaagtaattattaaatatttttatatatttttaaccttttatcattattcactaaaaaaaaaatcatatatgcttaatataaatacatttatcgaatgataaattgataaataaaaatttattcaaataaaaatttataaaaataattaaattacaaattagTTAACAAGTGAAAGTATTCTAACTAAAATAAATGTTGTAGTAAATTCAGAATAAACTATACAAGCGAGATGTTAACTTATTCGAAGTCAGCTGTTAATTTATCTGAACTCTTTAATACTTTGGAAATTAGTCGATGTTGCAACATAATTGAGGTATATGGCACGGTGAATGGACGGAGTATCAAGTATCTACAAAAGGCATTCTAAGCTCGAATCAATAATAGTCCTACCAAAATGACAGAATATATCAAATGCATTCATAATATTATGATATTGCTGGtatgtttataataattatgacaAACTCAATTTTCAGTTCAACGCCCATagtcttttttctttctgtcttttttttaaaaaaaaaaaatgccctTAGTCTTCTTAAAAACTTATATTAGTGTATTAATTATTAGGATAATTTTATTCTGCCCCAAGTTACAAGACACTATAAATTTTCATATCTTAAGCTCTATATACAAAGATGTTAACTACGGTTCTGACTGTAAGCCACTTTGGGCTGATAAAATCCAACACACGAATTAGGCCGTATGACGGAtcctgataataataataaaaaaaacaaatttcaatattattttccaataaaatcaagttgaaactttaaatttgatctgtataaaatataaatcaagatTAAATAATGTTTTCCTACATGCTAAATCTAAAGTTAAAATACTCATTTACATTGCACACGTCAATAATCACTTTAATCGTCTGTAGTGGACGACATAACTTTATTAGtaaagttttctttttaattggaTTAGTGAGGCTTGACATATAGATATAGTGGGTTTGGATTAATTACTAAATTGCCCCTTGTCAGAATGCTTATTAGTTGTTACTACGGGAATTGGAAGCATAATTGTTCTTACTTTTTGTCAAAATGGTTTGTTTGGTGATAGTTGGGTTTTTAATGAAGCATTGTTAATGAGAGTGTGAAAGTTGTCACATCAACAAATATGACTTGGTAAGTAAATAATTCAGCTGGCAGGCAAGAACAACGCGTAGTAATCGGGTGTGCGCCACAATAGCTTTCAATGGGATACTCTCCATGTCCCTACAAGCTCATCATGCTCCAATGTGAATGTTCATAACGTTGACCTATTGATATATGGCCGGTGATTAAATGCACAAAATGCTACCAATCATTCTCGCAATGGCACATGGAATGTAACTTATAATAGTGATATCCAAATGATCTTTGTGAAcgatattagaaaaaaaagcattaagAAAAACTTTGCTTCCAAGTATATCTTACTATTTTATGCCTCGTTATCATATATTAatggt is a genomic window containing:
- the LOC100818365 gene encoding aspartyl protease family protein 2; translation: MEEGNWVLFLTLAISLCVSGAFQIQTETLPLHTLPEPHILSETLSEPQETLSLSLHLHLHHIDALSSNKTPEQLFHLRLQRDAKRVEALLNQIHARRSAGSSFSSSIISGLAQGSGEYFTRIGVGTPARYVYMVLDTGSDVVWLQCAPCRKCYTQTDHVFDPTKSRTYAGIPCGAPLCRRLDSPGCSNKNKVCQYQVSYGDGSFTFGDFSTETLTFRRNRVTRVALGCGHDNEGLFTGAAGLLGLGRGRLSFPVQTGRRFNHKFSYCLVDRSASAKPSSVIFGDSAVSRTAHFTPLIKNPKLDTFYYLELLGISVGGAPVRGLSASLFRLDAAGNGGVIIDSGTSVTRLTRPAYIALRDAFRIGASHLKRAPEFSLFDTCFDLSGLTEVKVPTVVLHFRGADVSLPATNYLIPVDNSGSFCFAFAGTMSGLSIIGNIQQQGFRISYDLTGSRVGFAPRGCV